Part of the Oceanispirochaeta sp. genome, CTGATGAAGGATATGCCTATCGTTCCTGTATATCACTATACTGACTTCTTTCTTTCCAGTCCTAAAATTAAAGGATGGGATAGAAGTATGCTGGGTCAGATGGACTTTACAACAGCCTATCTAGCTGAATAACAAATAAAACGTTGAAGGCTGTCTTCCCTTCTGGAGGACAGCCTTTTTTTATCAAAGCCACACTTAGAAACTGGTGCGTTTTGCTTCGCAAAGCCACACTTAGAAACTGGTGCGTTTTGCTTTGCAAAGCCACACTTAGAAACTGGTGCGTTTTGCTTCGCAAAGCCTCACTTAGAAAAACATGGTGCGTTTTGCTGCGCAAAGCCACACTGAGGAGTTTCCTGTATGAGAAATTATTTCGTACGGCGTCTGATCTATTCGCTGTTGACGATTATTGTAATCGCCACGGTTACTTTTTTTATGATGCACTCCATCCCGGGCGGCCCTTTTACAAGAGAACGGCCAGTTCCTCCGGAAATCATGCGCGTTTTGAATGAAAAATATAAATTAGATCAGCCCCTGTACATGCAGTACCTGGACTATATGAAAGGCTTATTTACCTTCGATCTAGGTCCCTCTTTCTCCAAGGCTGGAATTTCAGTCAATGAACTCATCATTACGGGATTTCCGGCGACCGCAAAAATCGGGTTTTTAGCCTGTCTCCTGATCGCTATTCTCGGTGTGCCCTTCGGCATTATCTCAGCGCTGAAGCAGAATAAACCCATCGACTACTTCGTGATGTTTATGGCCACTCTGGGAGTCACTATTCCCAGCTTTGTCATTGCATCTCTGATGATATACTTTTTTGCAGGGAAGCTGGGTTGGATTCCGCCTTACGGTCTAAGCACTCCCGCCAGTTATTTTGGACCGGTGATTGCCTTGTCGGGTTACTCTCTGTCCTTTGTGGCCCGGCTGACCCGTTCAAGCATGCTGGAAGTACTCAGGCAGGATTATGTCAGAACCGCCCGGGCCAATGGTCTCCGGGAATGGTCTGTCATCGGAAAACATGCCGTTAAAAATGCACTGATCCCTGTCGTCACCTATCTGGGACCCACCATCGCTGCTCTGATGACCGGTTCCTTTGTGGTGGAAAGGATCTTTGCCATCGCCGGGATCGGCCGCTATTTTGTAGAGAGTGTGTCCAACAGGGACTACACCGTGATTATGGGGATTACCGTCATGTATGCGGCCTTCTATGTCTTGATGGTTTTACTCGTAGACATCGCCTATGCCTTCATTGATCCCCGAATCAGATTTGAAAAGGAGAGCAAGTAAAAATGGACTCCAGTCAATTTGAGTTTATCGACAGAAGCAGTACCGAGATACCGGAACAAATGCGTCCCAGCCTGACCTACTGGCAGGATGCCTGGCGAAGACTGAAGAATCATACCATGGCCATGGTGGGACTCTGCGGTGTAATCCTTATCGTATTCATCGCCGTATTTGGTCCTCTCTTTGTAAAAGCCAGTTATTCGGATCAGAATCTGGATTATGCCAACATGCCCCCGAGGATGGAGATCTATCAGCTGGAAGAGGACTATTTTGTCTTTCTGTCCAATGACTACAAACTACTCCGAATTTCCGGGAAGGGTGAAATCATCGGCCGGCTGGATAAAACTAAGACCGATCCCATCAATAAGCTTTATACCTATGAAGATGGGGATGTCAAAGTGGTCCTGGATTTTTCCTACAACCTGCTCAAGGATAAAATGGGCTATCCCTATGACTTCAGCTTCCTTTATGGGGGGGAAGAGATCACAAAACCTGCGAAAAAGGTGGGAAATAAGACCTATCCCTTCGGCAGCGACATCCTGGGGCGTGATCTGATGATACGGGTTATGTACGGTGCCCGGATTTCTCTGACAGTGGCTCTGGTGGCTTCTCTGGTGAATCTTTTCATCGGTGTTGTTTATGGAAGCGCCGCCGGTTATGAGGGGGGACGGACAGATTCAATCATGATGAGAATTGTGGATATTCTGAACTCGATTCCTCTTGTTCTCTATGTCATCATCATCATGGTTATCGTGGGAAACCGGGGACTCTGGACCATGATCATTGCTCTGGGATCGGTTTACTGGGTTGTGATGGCCCGTCTGGTCCGCGGACAGGTTCTAAGCCTGAAAGCCCAGGAATTCGTTCTGGCAGCCCGGGCCCTGGGTGTCTCCAAGAGTCATATTATCTCCCGTCACCTTATTCCCAATGCCATGGGTCCCATCATTGTTTCAATGACCATGATGATTCCTCAGGCCGTATTCACAGAAGCCTTTATCGGTTTTATCGGGCTGGGGGTTTCTGCTCCCATGGCTTCCTGGGGTACTCTGGCCAATGATGCCCTTCAGGGGCTGTTGTCCTACCCCTATCAGCTGTTTTTCCCTTCCATGGCCATTGCCCTGACCATGCTCTCCTTCAATTTTCTGGGAGACGGACTGCGGGATGCTCTGGATCCTAGACTGAGAAAAGGATAATTGTAATGGAAGACATACTATTAGAAGTTAAGAATATAAAAACATCCTTCTTTACTCATCATGGAGAGATTCAGGCCGTTCGGGGAACCTCGTTTAAACTGAGAAAAGGCGGCGTTCTGGGAATCGTCGGTGAGTCGGGAAGCGGGAAGAGTGTCACAGCCCTTTCCATCATGGGTCTTATCGACGAACCCGGCCGGATCAAAGAGGGAGAAATCCTTTTTGACGGCAGAGACCTGGCCAAACTCTCTCAGAGGGAGCTTTCCGACATCCGGGGGAACGAGATCGCCATGATCTTTCAGGACCCCATGACCTCCCTCAATCCTGTGTATACCATCAAGAATCAGATGGTGGAAGTCATCCGCCGTCACAAGAAGATCAGCCGGTCAAAAGCTCAGGAAGAGGCCGTGGAGATGCTCCGCCTCGTGGGTATTCCCGAACCGGAAAGCCGGATCAACAGCTTCCCCCATGAGTTCTCCGGGGGCATGCGTCAGAGGGTCATGATCGCCACAGCCCTGTCTTGTAATCCCATGCTTCTTATAGCCGATGAACCCACAACTGCACTGGATGTGACGATTCAGGCTCAGATTCTGGAGCTGATGAACGATCTGAAAGACAAGATTAATGCCTCCATCATCCTTATAACCCATGATCTGGGGGTAATCGCCGAGGTCTGTGATCATATTGTCGTTATGTATGGCGGGACCATCATGGAGCAGGGAACAGAGGATGACATCTTCTACAATCCCCAGAATCCCTATACCGTGGGGCTCCACAAGTCGGTACCAAAAATCACACAGGGTGAGAAAGAGCGTCTGATCCCCATTGAAGGATCACCACCCGACCTTCTCCATCCCCCTGAGGGTTGTCCCTTCACAAGCCGCTGTCCTCACACTATGGAAGTCTGTTTAACCGAAAGACCCCCTTCCTTTGCGTTGAGTGAGAGCCATTCATCCGCCTGCTGGCTCCTTCATGAGAAGGCTCCTCAGGTAGCAAAATATGAAAAAGCAGGAGCCGTAAGTGAGTAAACAGGATGCCCTACTTGAAATCAAAAACCTTAAAAAATATTTCCCCGTCAGCAGGGGAGGGCTTTTCAATCAGAAAAAATCCTATCTGAAAGCCGTAGACGACGTTTCTTTCGAGATAAAAAAGGGTGAAACCTTCGGACTTGTCGGAGAATCGGGCTGTGGTAAATCCACGACCGGCCGGACCATCCTCCGTCTCTATGAAGCCACGGGAGGTGAAATCAATTTTGATGGAACCGACCTGGCCAAGGTGGCCGAGAAGGATTTGAAACCCTTTCGGAAAAGGATTCAGATGATCTTCCAGGATCCCTATGCATCGCTCAACTCCCGAATGACCGTCACTGATATCATTGGTGAGGGAATTTCCACACATAATATTGCCTCCGGGGCGGAACGTCAGGAGCGGATTTACAATCTGCTGAATCATGTGGGCCTCAAGAGGGAACATGCCAACCGCTATCCTCATGAGTTTTCAGGGGGGCAGAGACAGAGGATCGGCATTGCCCGGGCCCTGGCTGTAGAACCTGATCTGGTGATTTGTGATGAACCCATCTCGGCTCTGGATGTTTCAATTCAGGCACAGGTGGTCAATATGATGGAAGACCTTCAAAACGAAATGGGACTCACCTATCTGTTCATTGCCCATGACCTGTCCATGGTGAAACACATCTCCAACAGAATAGGTGTCATGTATCTGGGAAGGCTGATGGAGGTCTGTGACAGCGGCGAGTTATACAAAAATCCCCTGCATCCCTACACAAAGGCCCTTCTTTCGGCCATTCCCATTCCTGATCCCAAACTGACCAGGAAGAATAAACGGGTCCTGCTGAAGGGGGATGTCATGAGTCCCATTGATCCCCCTGCGGGATGCCGTTTTGCATCACGTTGTCCCCTGGTTCAGCCTGTCTGCAGGGAAGAGAATCCTCTTCTTGAAGAATTGGCTCCGGGGCATCATGTGGCCTGCCATGTCGTCAAAGGGTCTTTCTGATTCATTTTTTTCGATACCGGGCTGTCTCCTAAATGAGGGGCAGCCTTTTTAAATTCATATCAAAAAATTATCCTTTGCTTTGAAAAGTATTTAATCCGGTGTACATTAGAAGATCATGAAAAGCGACTACCTCATCGTCAGCATAGAAGATGATTTATCCGTAGCCAAAGGCCTGGTTTTGACATTGGAATCTACAGGATATCATGTCCTCCATTTTAGAGAGGCAGATGAATTTTTTAAGGCTCTGCCGGGAATCTCACCCGCTCTCCTTCTGCTGGACGTCAGGCTTCCGGGAAAAGATGGTTATGAGATCTGCCGGGAATTGCGGGGGAGGGGTGAGCTCTTTCCCGTGATCATGCTCACAGCCCGCGATGAAGACAGGGACAAGATTAACGGTCTGGAAGACGGGGCGGATGATTATATTGTCAAACCCTACAGCAGAGGGGAGCTCCTCTCCCGCATACATGCCCGGCTGCGGCGTTCCTACGGTACCTTTTCAGAAAATTCTGAAAAACAGGACTTTCATTTTGGTTCTTTTCGCTTGAGCCGTGAGTTTATGAGTCTGAAGAAAGAAGATCATGAAATCGATTTAACACCCATCGAGTACAAGCTTCTTTCTTTCTTTTTAAAGAATGCCGGCCAAACCTTCAACCGCAGTGAAATCCTGAACCGGGTCTGGTCCGGAGACAGTCCCCATTATGGTGATGAACGCACGGTGGATGTTCATATCCGCCATCTCAGGGAAAAAATAGAAGAATCTCCCGCCTGTCCTTGTTTTCTGAAAACAATCCGGGGTGTGGGTTACACCTTTCTGAAGGTATAAAGGGAGTCTATGTATAAAAATAGTCAGCCAGGAAGATACCAGTTTGAATATTGGGACTGTGATCCCTTAAAATGAAGGATATGAATGATCAATTCAATATCTGCTTTATCAGCGGTAAACTCGGGGATGTCGACGGCGTCTCCCTGGAGACGGATAAATGGATCTCTGTATTGTCTGGAATGGGACACCGGCTGTTCACTGTGGCCGGATTGTATACATCAGAGCTTCTTTACGTCCCTCAGGATCATCAACTCACCATCGAGGCCATCAGTTTCTCATCACCCCGCCAGGAATACTATGAAAACCTTGTTTTCCCCTACTTGAGTAA contains:
- a CDS encoding ABC transporter permease codes for the protein MRNYFVRRLIYSLLTIIVIATVTFFMMHSIPGGPFTRERPVPPEIMRVLNEKYKLDQPLYMQYLDYMKGLFTFDLGPSFSKAGISVNELIITGFPATAKIGFLACLLIAILGVPFGIISALKQNKPIDYFVMFMATLGVTIPSFVIASLMIYFFAGKLGWIPPYGLSTPASYFGPVIALSGYSLSFVARLTRSSMLEVLRQDYVRTARANGLREWSVIGKHAVKNALIPVVTYLGPTIAALMTGSFVVERIFAIAGIGRYFVESVSNRDYTVIMGITVMYAAFYVLMVLLVDIAYAFIDPRIRFEKESK
- a CDS encoding ABC transporter permease, whose translation is MDSSQFEFIDRSSTEIPEQMRPSLTYWQDAWRRLKNHTMAMVGLCGVILIVFIAVFGPLFVKASYSDQNLDYANMPPRMEIYQLEEDYFVFLSNDYKLLRISGKGEIIGRLDKTKTDPINKLYTYEDGDVKVVLDFSYNLLKDKMGYPYDFSFLYGGEEITKPAKKVGNKTYPFGSDILGRDLMIRVMYGARISLTVALVASLVNLFIGVVYGSAAGYEGGRTDSIMMRIVDILNSIPLVLYVIIIMVIVGNRGLWTMIIALGSVYWVVMARLVRGQVLSLKAQEFVLAARALGVSKSHIISRHLIPNAMGPIIVSMTMMIPQAVFTEAFIGFIGLGVSAPMASWGTLANDALQGLLSYPYQLFFPSMAIALTMLSFNFLGDGLRDALDPRLRKG
- a CDS encoding ABC transporter ATP-binding protein: MEDILLEVKNIKTSFFTHHGEIQAVRGTSFKLRKGGVLGIVGESGSGKSVTALSIMGLIDEPGRIKEGEILFDGRDLAKLSQRELSDIRGNEIAMIFQDPMTSLNPVYTIKNQMVEVIRRHKKISRSKAQEEAVEMLRLVGIPEPESRINSFPHEFSGGMRQRVMIATALSCNPMLLIADEPTTALDVTIQAQILELMNDLKDKINASIILITHDLGVIAEVCDHIVVMYGGTIMEQGTEDDIFYNPQNPYTVGLHKSVPKITQGEKERLIPIEGSPPDLLHPPEGCPFTSRCPHTMEVCLTERPPSFALSESHSSACWLLHEKAPQVAKYEKAGAVSE
- a CDS encoding ABC transporter ATP-binding protein, with protein sequence MSKQDALLEIKNLKKYFPVSRGGLFNQKKSYLKAVDDVSFEIKKGETFGLVGESGCGKSTTGRTILRLYEATGGEINFDGTDLAKVAEKDLKPFRKRIQMIFQDPYASLNSRMTVTDIIGEGISTHNIASGAERQERIYNLLNHVGLKREHANRYPHEFSGGQRQRIGIARALAVEPDLVICDEPISALDVSIQAQVVNMMEDLQNEMGLTYLFIAHDLSMVKHISNRIGVMYLGRLMEVCDSGELYKNPLHPYTKALLSAIPIPDPKLTRKNKRVLLKGDVMSPIDPPAGCRFASRCPLVQPVCREENPLLEELAPGHHVACHVVKGSF
- a CDS encoding response regulator transcription factor translates to MKSDYLIVSIEDDLSVAKGLVLTLESTGYHVLHFREADEFFKALPGISPALLLLDVRLPGKDGYEICRELRGRGELFPVIMLTARDEDRDKINGLEDGADDYIVKPYSRGELLSRIHARLRRSYGTFSENSEKQDFHFGSFRLSREFMSLKKEDHEIDLTPIEYKLLSFFLKNAGQTFNRSEILNRVWSGDSPHYGDERTVDVHIRHLREKIEESPACPCFLKTIRGVGYTFLKV